One genomic segment of Aquamicrobium lusatiense includes these proteins:
- the gatC gene encoding Asp-tRNA(Asn)/Glu-tRNA(Gln) amidotransferase subunit GatC translates to MSVDLDTVKRVARLSRIAVSEQEAAVMADKINSILGFVEQLNEVDVTGVEPMTSVLPMDMRKRADAVTDGNKAADIVANAPATEENFFLVPKVVE, encoded by the coding sequence ATGTCGGTCGATCTGGATACGGTCAAACGCGTCGCACGTCTTTCACGCATCGCGGTCAGCGAGCAGGAGGCGGCCGTCATGGCGGACAAGATCAATTCCATCCTTGGTTTCGTCGAGCAACTGAACGAAGTAGATGTAACCGGCGTCGAGCCGATGACGTCCGTGCTTCCGATGGACATGCGCAAGCGCGCGGATGCGGTAACCGACGGCAACAAGGCCGCCGACATCGTTGCCAATGCGCCGGCGACAGAAGAGAATTTCTTCCTCGTTCCGAAGGTGGTCGAATAG